The following proteins are encoded in a genomic region of Jaculus jaculus isolate mJacJac1 chromosome 21, mJacJac1.mat.Y.cur, whole genome shotgun sequence:
- the Dmrtb1 gene encoding doublesex- and mab-3-related transcription factor B1, with product MLRTPRCSRCRNHGFLVPIKGHAGKCRWKQCVCDKCYLITERQKIMAEQKILRKQSPEEEPRDLASGPHRLSPTEVSEASAAAAAAAAPTGSGLCPRAAAQGRATCGGFLQRPPRSRSPGPSAFQPVPAAAAAAHGHDHRVDHSATWMPTPRPGPEKLRPLRPVPRLPFAGGRDFGQPADYVAGAGYPRREPSKQCTACPTTRSHHPFPRDHQNASPAPGIPPQRGFRHVVSCRCCHGGGLVAEPVGDFQPSFDSPPPLTPSPPPPPPPPPPPPPPPPPPPSPTQQPQFLPPGFLSALYFLPPPPPPPSPPPFSLAILPDADKGNTDDQDVEVPKPLTPEQSD from the exons ATGCTGCGCACCCCGAGGTGCTCCCGCTGCAGGAACCACGGCTTCCTGGTGCCCATCAAGGGCCACGCGGGCAAGTGTCGCTGGAAGCAGTGCGTGTGCGACAAATGCTACCTGATCACCGAGCGCCAGAAGATCATGGCCGAGCAGAAGATCCTCAGGAAGCAAAGCCCCGAAGAGGAGCCCCGGGACCTGGCCTCCGGCCCGCACCGATTGTCCCCCACGGAGGTCTCCGAGgcctcggcggcggcggcggcggctgctgcgCCCACCGGCTCGGGCCTGTGCCCTCGAGCCGCTGCCCAGGGCCGTGCCACGTGCGGCGGCTTCCTGCAAAGGCCACCGCGAAGCCGCAGCCCCGGACCCAGCGCTTTCCAGCCGGtccccgcggcggcggcggctgcgcaCGGCCATGACCACCGCGTGGACCACAGCGCAACCTGGATGCCCACTCCACGCCCGGGCCCCGAGAAGCTCCGGCCGCTGCGACCCGTGCCCAGGTTGCCCTTCGCTGGTGGTAGAGACTTCG GACAACCTGCTGATTATGTGGCAGGAGCTGGATACCCCAGGAGAGAGCCTTCGAAGCAGTGCACTGCCTGTCCCACCACGCGCTCACACCACCCATTCCCACGGGACCACCAGAATGCATCCCCGGCCCCGGGGATCCCCCCTCAGAGGGGCTTCCGGCACGTCGTTTCCTGCCGCTGCTGCCATGGGGGAGGCTTG GTGGCAGAGCCAGTTGGAGACTTCCAGCCAAGCTTCGACTCGCCACCACCATTGACACCATCACctccaccgccaccaccacctccaccaccgcCCCCACCGCCTCCGCCACCTCCACCGTCGCCAACCCAGCAACCCCAGTTCCTCCCGCCAGGATTCCTGTCTGCGCTGTACTTCCTTcccccgccgccgcctccgccgtCGCCACCTCCTTTCTCGCTGGCCATCCTGCCTGATGCAGACAAGGGGAACACCG ATGACCAGGATGTGGAGGTGCCTAAGCCCTTGACTCCGGAGCAGTCCGACTAA